A part of Hippopotamus amphibius kiboko isolate mHipAmp2 chromosome 16, mHipAmp2.hap2, whole genome shotgun sequence genomic DNA contains:
- the NAPSA gene encoding napsin-A has translation MSPPAPPPLLLLLLPLLTVEPAGATLIRIPLHRVYTGLRALNPLRGWDKPAEPPRLGAPSPGDKNFFVPLSNYMNVQYYGKIGLGTPPQNFSVIFDTGSSNLWVPSVRCHFFSLPCWLHHRFNPKASSSFQPNGTKFAIQYGTGRLDGILSEDKLSIGGITGASVIFGEALWEPSLTFTFAHFDGILGLGFPVLAVGGVQPPLDRLVDQGLLDKPVFSFYLKRDPNATDGGELVLGGSDPAHYIPPVTFVPVTIPAYWQIHMEGVKVDTGLTLCARGCAAILDTGTSLITGPTEEIRALQTAIGGIPLLMGEYLIQCSKIPTLPPVSFLVGGVWFNLTAQDYVIQIVRAGVRLCLSGFQALDVPPPAGPLWILGDVFLGSYVAVFDRGDGKSGARVGLARARARGAGQ, from the exons ATGtctccaccagcaccaccaccgctgctgctgctgctgctaccatTGCTGACTGTGGAGCCCGCTGGGGCCACGCTGATCCG GATCCCACTTCACAGAGTCTATACGGGACTCAGGGCCCTGAACCCACTGAGGGGATGGGATAAGCCAGCAGAGCCCCCCAGGTTGGGGGCTCCATCCCCTGGGGACAAGAACTTCTTCGTGCCTCTCTCCAACTACATGAAC GTCCAGTATTACGGGAAAATTGGGCTGGGAACGCCCCCACAAAACTTCTCTGTCATCTTTGACACTGGCTCCTCCAATCTCTGGGTCCCATCTGTGAGATGCCACTTCTTCAGTCTGCCCTGCT GGCTCCACCACCGCTTCAACCCCAAAGCCTCCAGTTCCTTCCAGCCCAATGGGACCAAGTTCGCCATTCAATATGGAACTGGGCGCCTAGACGGCATCCTGAGTGAGGACAAGCTGAGT ATTGGGGGAATCACAGGTGCATCGGTGATTTTTGGGGAGGCTCTGTGGGAGCCCAGCCTGACCTTCACTTTTGCCCACTTCGATGGGATATTGGGCCTCGGTTTTCCTGTTCTAGCTGTGGGAGGAGTTCAGCCCCCACTGGATAGACTGGTGGACCAGGGACTTCTGGATAAGCCTGTCTTCTCCTTCTATCTCAAAAG GGACCCTAACGCAACTGATGGCGGAGAGCTGGTCCTGGGTGGCTCAGACCCAGCACACTACATCCCACCTGTCACCTTTGTGCCAGTCACGATCCCTGCCTACTGGCAGATCCACATGGAGGG CGTGAAGGTGGATACAGGTCTGACTCTTTGTGCCCGGGGCTGTGCTGCCATTCTGGACACAGGCACGTCTCTCATCACGGGACCCACTGAGGAGATCCGGGCCCTGCAGACAGCCATTGGGGGCATCCCCCTGCTGATGGGGGAG TACCTCATTCAGTGCTCGAAAATCCCAACGCTCCCCCCAGTCTCCTTCCTCGTTGGGGGGGTCTGGTTTAACCTCACGGCCCAGGACTACGTCATCCAG ATTGTTCGCGCTGGCGTCCGTCTCTGCTTGTCCGGCTTCCAGGCTCTGGATGTACCTCCGCCCGCAGGGCCCCTCTGGATCCTCGGCGATGTCTTCTTGGGCAGCTACGTGGCCGTCTTCGACCGTGGCGACGGGAAAAGCGGCGCCCGAGTGGGACTAGCGCGCGCTCGAGCTCGCGGAGCAGGACAGTGA
- the KCNC3 gene encoding LOW QUALITY PROTEIN: potassium voltage-gated channel subfamily C member 3 (The sequence of the model RefSeq protein was modified relative to this genomic sequence to represent the inferred CDS: deleted 1 base in 1 codon): MLSSVCVSSFRGRQGASKQQPAPPLQPSESPLPLPPPPPPPPPLQQHPAQPGPAASPAGPPAPHGPGGRRAEPCPGLPAAAMGRHGGGGGDSGKIVINVGGVRHETYRSTLRTLPGTRLAGLTEPEAAARFDYDPGADEFFFDRHPGVFAYVLNYYRTGKLHCPADVCGPLFEEELGFWGIDETDVEACCWMTYRQHRDAEEALDSFEAPDPAGAANAANAAGAHDAGLDDEAGAGGGGLDGAGGELKRLCFQDAGGGAGGPPGGAGGPGGTWWRRWQPRVWALFEDPYSSRAARYVAFASLFFILISITTFCLETHEGFIHISNKTVTQASPIPGAPPENITNVEVETEPFLTYVEGVCVVWFTFEFLMRITFCPDKVEFLKSSLNIIDCVAILPFYLEVGLSGLSSKAAKDVLGFLRVVRFVRILRIFKLTRHFVGLRVLGHTLRASTNEFLLLIIFLALGVLIFATMIYYAERIGADPDDILGSNHTYFKNIPIGFWWAVVTMTTLGYGDMYPKTWSGMLVGALCALAGVLTIAMPVPVIVNNFGMYYSLAMAKQKLPKKKNKHIPRPPQPGSPNYCKPDPPPPPPPHPHHGSGGISPPPPITPPSMGVTVAGAYPPGPHTHPGLLRGGAGGLGIMGLPPLPAPGEPCPLAQEEVIEINRADPRPNGDPAAAALAHEDCPAIDQPAMSPEDKSPITPGSRGRYSRDRACFLLTDYAPSPDGSIRKAIGAPPLPPQTGVSQAPQASCPTSTPTLRPGYPPSGRTPSPRGYEKSRSLSSIAGLSGVSLRLAPLATPPGSPRAARRAPPTLPSIL; this comes from the exons ATGCTGAGCTCAGTCTGCGTCTCGTCCTTCCGCGGGCGCCAGGGGGCCAGCAAACAGCAGCCGGCGCCGCCGCTGCAGCCGTCCGAGTCCCCGCTGCCgctgcccccgccgccgccgccaccgccgccgctgCAGCAGCACCCTGCGCAGCCCGGTCCCGCCGCGTCCCCGGCGGGCCCCCCGGCACCCCACGGGCCCGGGGGCCGGCGCGCCGAGCCATGCCCCGGGCTGCCGGCGGCGGCCATGGGGCGGcacggcggcggcggtggcgacAGTGGCAAGATCGTGATCAACGTGGGCGGCGTGCGCCATGAGACGTACCGCTCGACGCTGCGCACCCTGCCGGGGACGCGGCTGGCCGGCCTGACGGAGCCCGAGGCGGCGGCGCGCTTCGACTACGACCCGGGCGCCGACGAGTTCTTCTTTGACCGGCATCCGGGTGTCTTCGCCTACGTGCTCAACTACTACCGCACGGGCAAGCTGCACTGCCCCGCCGACGTGTGCGGGCCGCTTTTCGAGGAGGAGCTCGGCTTCTGGGGCATCGACGAGACCGACGTGGAGGCCTGCTGCTGGATGACCTACCGGCAGCACCGGGACGCCGAGGAAGCGCTCGACTCCTTCGAGGCACCCGACCCCGCGGGGGCCGCCAACGCCGCCAACGCTGCGGGCGCCCACGACGCGGGACTGGACGACGaggcgggcgcgggcggcggcggcctgGACGGCGCTGGCGGCGAGCTCAAGCGCCTCTGCTTCCAGGACGCGGGCGGCGGCGCCGGGGGCCCGCCAGGGGGCGCGGGCGGCCCGGGCGGCACGTGGTGGCGCCGCTGGCAGCCCCGCGTGTGGGCGCTCTTCGAGGACCCCTACTCGTCGCGGGCCGCCAGG TATGTGGCCTTCGCCTCCCTCTTCTTCATCCTCATCTCCATCACCACCTTCTGCCTGGAGACCCATGAGGGCTTCATCCACATCAGCAACAAGACGGTGACGCAGGCCTCCCCTATCCCTGGGGCTCCGCCGGAGAACATCACCAACGTGGAGGTGGAGACGGAGCCCTTCCTGACCTACGTGGAGGGTGTGTGCGTCGTCTGGTTCACCTTTGAGTTTCTCATGCGCATCACCTTCTGCCCGGACAAGGTGGAGTTTCTCAAGAGCAGCCTCAACATCATCGACTGTGTGGCCATCCTGCCCTTCTATCTGGAGGTGGGGCTCTCAGGCCTCAGCTCCAAGGCCGCCAAAGACGTGCTGGGCTTCCTGCGAGTCGTGCGCTTCGTCCGGATCCTGCGCATCTTCAAGCTCACGCGGCACTTTGTGGGGCTGCGCGTGCTGGGCCACACCCTCCGCGCCAGCACCAACGAGTTCCTGCTTCTCATCATCTTCCTGGCGCTGGGCGTGCTCATCTTCGCCACCATGATCTACTACGCGGAGCGCATTGGCGCTGACCCCGATGACATCCTGGGCTCCAACCACACCTACTTCAAGAACATCCCCATCGGCTTCTGGTGGGCCGTGGTCACCATGACGACCCTGGGCTACGGAGACATGTACCCCAAGACGTGGTCGGGGATGCTGGTCGGGGCGCTGTGTGCCCTGGCCGGGGTGCTCACCATCGCCATGCCCGTCCCCGTCATTGTCAACAACTTTGGCATGTACTATTCGCTGGCCATGGCCAAACAGAAGCTGCCCaagaagaagaacaaacataTTCCCCGGCCCCCGCAGCCCGGCTCGCCCAACTATTGCAAGCCCgacccacccccaccgcccccaccccatcctcaccACGGCAGCGGCGGCATCAGCCCCCCACCACCCATCACCCCGCCCTCCATGGGGGTGACTGTGGCCGGGGCCTACCCGCCGGGGCCCCACACGCACCCCGGGCTGCTCAGGGGGGGAGCGGGTGGGCTCGGGATCATGGGGCTGCCTCCTCTGCCGGCCCCCGGGGAGCCTTGCCCGTTGGCCCAGGAGGAAGTGATTGAGATCAAccgggcag ATCCCCGCCCCAATGGGGACCCTGCAGCTGCCGCGCTTGCCCATGAGGACTGCCCGGCCATTGACCAGCCCGCCATGTCCCCAGAAGACAAGAGCCCTATCACCCCTGGGAGCCGGGGCCGCTACAGCCGGGACCGGGCCTGCTTCCTCCTCACTGACTACGCCCCTTCCCCTGATGGCTCCATCCGGAAAG ccatcggtgctcccccactg cccccccaGACTGGCGTAAGCCAGGCCCCCCAAGCTTCTTGCCCGACCTCAACGCCAACGCTGCGGCCTGGATATCCCCCTAGTGGACGAACCCCTTCCCCCAGGG